In Silene latifolia isolate original U9 population chromosome 3, ASM4854445v1, whole genome shotgun sequence, a single window of DNA contains:
- the LOC141645974 gene encoding F-box protein CPR1-like, with product MKNISRISNDEIGSVMTLLPVDIIHNILTKLPVKSLLRFKSVCKDWYNLITSSNFINIHLKHTLESHDFFVVVDRTTTISDGNIQTTWFYTYLDALNYTSGKRMEMETFKTCCDIVGSSNGLICLKLLGSGFLMCNPVTREYSRLIKSPSLPCVPLSDVYCAGFGYDVVSHGYKIVNIEFRETELLYNCIVQVYSTGSNSWKEDPKNLDSVQICFYPRKCVVINNKLHWSISKYNTRPRTKSILIFDLHTEEFGEILYPTRLQTSDRLELMVSRGHLCTLATHWSTNWSSSDQCNVSMWVMKEYGVVESWTKLYEFVGDFRIITHLSRRDREEVLLLRYDNDQNEELVWYNLENKTIIGKAKDPETEKYAGNGWLCIASLAPIPGNDPNKRGTDLAMIEDIKKDVALANKPMQEDDTDGWI from the exons ATGAAGAACATCAGCCGTATTTCAAACGACGAAATAGGAAGCGTCATGACTCTTCTTCCAGTCGATATCATACACAACATATTGACCAAGCTTCCGGTTAAGTCGCTGTTACGCTTCAAGTCCGTATGCAAGGATTGGTACAATCTTATCACCTCTTCAAATTTCATAAATATTCATCTTAAACACACCCTCGAATCCCATGATTTTTTCGTGGTTGTTGATCGTACTACGACAATTTCTGATGGTAATATTCAGACAACTTGGTTCTATACGTATCTTGACGCTCTTAATTATACAAGTGGAAAGCGGATGGAGATGGAAACATTCAAGACCTGTTGTGATATTGTCGGATCTTCCAATGGATTGATTTGCTTAAAATTATTAGGATCGGGATTTTTAATGTGTAATCCAGTTACTAGAGAGTATAGTAGGTTAATCAAGTCTCCTAGTTTGCCTTGCGTTCCTTTGTCGGATGTGTATTGTGCGGGATTTGGTTACGATGTAGTTAGCCATGGTTACAAAATTGTTAACATTGAATTTCGAGAAACCGAATTACTATACAACTGTATCGTTCAAGTTTATAGCACAGGTAGTAATTCATGGAAAGAAGACCCAAAAAATCTTGATTCGGTACAAATATGTTTTTATCCCCGTAAGTGTGTAGTCATAAACAACAAATTACATTGGAGTATCTCAAAGTATAATACTCGACCTAGAACGAAAAGTATTTTGATATTTGATCTTCACACTGAGGAGTTCGGAGAGATATTATATCCTACTAGGCTTCAGACTAGTGATAGACTTGAATTGATGGTCTCACGTGGACATCTATGCACGCTTGCCACTCATTGGTCGACTAATTGGTCGTCGTCCGATCAATGCAATGTCTCGATGTGGGTGATGAAAGAGTATGGCGTAGTAGAGTCTTGGACAAAGTTGTACGAGTTTGTGGGAGACTTTCGGATCATTACTCACCTATCAAGGAGAGACAGGGAGGAGGTGTTGCTACTAAGATATGACAACGATCAAAATGAAGAACTTGTTTGGTACAATCTTGAAAATAAGACGATAATTGGAAAAGCTAAAGATCCGGAAACTGAGAAATATGCTGGAAATGGTTGGTTGTGTATTGCTAGCCTTGCTCCGATTCCCGGCAATGATCCAAACAAGCGTGGCACAG ATTTAGCCATGATAGAAGATATCAAGAAAGACGTTGCATTGGCGAATAAGCCCATGCAAGAAGATGATACAGACGGGTGGATCTAG
- the LOC141647334 gene encoding F-box protein CPR1-like isoform X2: protein MILMFDLHTEELRKISYPTSLQRHAGCPLELMVSRGRLCTLAAHYSFRSHHSTASMWVMKDYGVVESWTILYEVVGKKISSPQYFEIITHLSRNDSEEVLLLRLFNNEEPELVWYNLENKSITGKADDPATQEYGGDKWVCIPSLAPIPGNDPNKRHTDLAIIDDIKKEVKLAFLAFDGEYHTE from the exons ATGATTTTGATGTTTGATCTTCACACTGAGGAGTTGAGAAAGATATCATATCCTACTAGCCTTCAGAGACATGCTGGGTGTCCACTCGAGTTGATGGTCTCACGTGGACGTCTATGCACGCTTGCGGCTCATTATTCGTTTAGGTCGCATCACTCTACTGCCTCAATGTGGGTGATGAAAGACTACGGCGTAGTAGAGTCTTGGACAATATTGTACGAGGTTGTAGGAAAAAAAATCTCCTCGCCGCAGTATTTTGAGATCATTACTCACCTATCAAGGAATGACAGTGAGGAGGTCTTGCTACTAAGATTATTCAACAACGAAGAACCAGAACTTGTATGGTACAATCTTGAAAATAAGTCGATAACTGGAAAAGCTGATGATCCTGCAACTCAGGAATATGGTGGAGATAAATGGGTGTGTATTCCCAGCCTTGCTCCAATTCCCGGCAATGATCCAAACAAGCGTCACACAG ATTTAGCCATAATTGACGATATCAAGAAAGAGGTTAAATTGGCGTTCTTGGCGTTTGATGGAGAATACCATACGGAGTAA
- the LOC141647334 gene encoding F-box protein CPR1-like isoform X1 has product MRKEICTTMTIISPISNDETRSVTNPLLTVDIIHYNILTKLPAKSLLRFKSVCKDWYNFINSSNFINIHLKHTLQSHDSCDFLVVSLITHVKDSTLFYTYLDAPDYTNGKCMEIETFQNYCRIVGSSNGLICFKFLGSGFLLWNPVTREYSRLIKPPSLARVTFSDVHYGFGYNVVGRDYKIVNIEFQYTTEYGLDCIIHVYSTNSNSWKEAQKYHNSVHKYADFGKSVIVNNKLHWIMVDNNPISRIQMILMFDLHTEELRKISYPTSLQRHAGCPLELMVSRGRLCTLAAHYSFRSHHSTASMWVMKDYGVVESWTILYEVVGKKISSPQYFEIITHLSRNDSEEVLLLRLFNNEEPELVWYNLENKSITGKADDPATQEYGGDKWVCIPSLAPIPGNDPNKRHTDLAIIDDIKKEVKLAFLAFDGEYHTE; this is encoded by the exons atgagaaaagagatCTGTACAACCATGACGATCATCAGTCCCATTTCAAACGACGAAACCCGAAGCGTCACGAATCCTCTTCTTACTGTGGATATCATCCATTACAACATATTAACCAAGCTTCCAGCTAAGTCGCTGTTACGCTTCAAGTCTGTATGCAAGGATTGGTACAATTTTATTAACTCCTCAAATTTCATTAATATTCATCTTAAACACACCCTCCAATCCCATGATTCATGTGATTTTTTAGTGGTTTCTCTTATTACTCATGTGAAAGATTCGACTTTGTTCTATACGTATCTTGACGCTCCTGATTATACAAATGGAAAGTGCATGGAGATTGAAACATTCCAGAACTATTGTCGTATTGTCGGATCTTCCAATGGATTGATTTGCTTTAAATTTTTAGGATCCGGATTTTTATTGTGGAATCCGGTTACTAGAGAGTATAGTAGGTTAATCAAGCCTCCTAGTTTGGCTCGCGTTACCTTCTCGGATGTGCATTATGGATTTGGCTACAATGTAGTCGGTCGTGATTACAAAATTGTCAACATTGAATTTCAATATACTACCGAATATGGGCTAGACTGTATCATTCATGTGTATAGCACAAATAGTAATTCATGGAAAGAAGCACAGAAATACCATAATTCGGTACACAAATATGCGGATTTTGGAAAGAGTGTAATCGTAAATAACAAATTACATTGGATTATGGTCGATAATAATCCAATTTCCAGAATTCAAATGATTTTGATGTTTGATCTTCACACTGAGGAGTTGAGAAAGATATCATATCCTACTAGCCTTCAGAGACATGCTGGGTGTCCACTCGAGTTGATGGTCTCACGTGGACGTCTATGCACGCTTGCGGCTCATTATTCGTTTAGGTCGCATCACTCTACTGCCTCAATGTGGGTGATGAAAGACTACGGCGTAGTAGAGTCTTGGACAATATTGTACGAGGTTGTAGGAAAAAAAATCTCCTCGCCGCAGTATTTTGAGATCATTACTCACCTATCAAGGAATGACAGTGAGGAGGTCTTGCTACTAAGATTATTCAACAACGAAGAACCAGAACTTGTATGGTACAATCTTGAAAATAAGTCGATAACTGGAAAAGCTGATGATCCTGCAACTCAGGAATATGGTGGAGATAAATGGGTGTGTATTCCCAGCCTTGCTCCAATTCCCGGCAATGATCCAAACAAGCGTCACACAG ATTTAGCCATAATTGACGATATCAAGAAAGAGGTTAAATTGGCGTTCTTGGCGTTTGATGGAGAATACCATACGGAGTAA
- the LOC141648769 gene encoding F-box protein CPR1-like, which produces MKIIRSPIPNDETPSLVMALLPVDIVHYNILIKLPAKSLLRFKSVCKDWYNLINSSKFISIHQKHTLESHDSCDLLLFFDSEITWTWTWTLFYTYLDATNYTSRIRTKMETFEDSFDIVGSFNGLICLKFSGSGFLLCNPVTREYSRLINCPNLFDPVHLRDVYYGSGYDVVSHDYKIVDIESRATEFGQDWIAYVYSTNSNSWKKDQKNHDPIRRWRYPDKSVVVNNKSHWITSNYTPLCSESILTFNLHAEELGEITYPTSLQTDRKLELMVSRGRLCTFATHPIFSNVSMWVMKEYGVVESWTLLYEIVGAQISTEHFRIVTHLSMRDHEEC; this is translated from the coding sequence ATGAAGATCATCAGAAGCCCTATTCCTAATGACGAAACCCCAAGCCTAGTAATGGCACTTCTTCCAGTCGATATTGTACATTACAACATATTAATCAAGCTTCCGGCTAAGTCGCTGTTACGCTTCAAGTCCGTATGCAAGGATTGGTACAATCTTATTAACTCCTCAAAATTCATTAGTATTCATCAGAAGCATACCCTCGAATCCCATGATTCCTGTgatcttttacttttttttgaTAGTGAAATTACTTGGACTTGGACTTGGACTTTGTTCTATACGTATCTTGACGCCACTAATTATACAAGTAGAATACGCACGAAGATGGAAACATTTGAGGACTCTTTTGATATTGTTGGATCTTTCAATGGGCTGATTTGCTTAAAATTTTCAGGATCAGGATTTTTATTGTGTAATCCGGTTACTAGAGAGTATAGTAGGTTAATCAATTGTCCTAATTTATTTGATCCCGTTCACTTACGGGATGTGTATTATGGATCTGGCTACGATGTAGTTAGCCATGATTACAAAATTGTCGACATTGAGTCTCGAGCTACCGAATTTGGGCAAGACTGGATCGCTTATGTGTATAGCACAAATAGTAATTCATGGAAAAAAGACCAAAAAAATCACGATCCGATACGAAGATGGCGGTATCCCGATAAGAGTGTAGTCGTAAACAACAAATCACATTGGATTACCTCAAATTATACTCCACTTTGTTCAGAAAGTATTTTGACGTTTAATCTTCACGCCGAGGAGTTGGGAGAGATAACATATCCTACTAGCCTTCAGACTGATAGGAAACTTGAGTTGATGGTCTCACGCGGACGTTTATGCACATTCGCGACTCATCCAATTTTCTCGAATGTCTCAATGTGGGTGATGAAAGAGTACGGCGTAGTGGAGTCTTGGACACTGTTGTACGAGATTGTAGGAGCACAAATTTCCACGGAACACTTTCGGATTGTTACTCACCTATCAATGAGAGACCATGAGGAGTGTTAG